One genomic region from Argentina anserina chromosome 2, drPotAnse1.1, whole genome shotgun sequence encodes:
- the LOC126783746 gene encoding eukaryotic translation initiation factor 6-2, which translates to MATRLQFENSCEVGVFSKLTNAYCLVAIGGSESFYSTFEAELADVIPVVKTSIGGTRIIGRLCAGNKNGLLLPHTTTDQELQHLRNSLPDQVVVQRIEERLSALGNCIACNDHVALTHPDLDRETEEMVADVLGVEVFRNTIATNVLVGSFCALSNRGGLVHPHTSVEDLDELSTLLQVPLVAGTVNRGSEVIAAGMTVNDWTAFCGSDTTATEVSVIESVFKLREAQSSAIVDEMRKSLIDSYV; encoded by the exons ATGGCGACCA GGTTGCAATTCGAGAACTCGTGTGAGGTTGGGGTGTTCTCCAAGCTGACTAATGCCTACTGCTTGGTTGCCATTGGAGGCTCTGAGAGCTTCTACAGCACATTTGAGGCTGAGTTGGCAGATGTTATTCCTGTGGTTAAGACCTCTATTGGTGGCACTCGCATCATTGGTCGCCTCTGTGCAG GGAACAAGAATGGGCTTCTTCTACCACATACCACGACAGACCAAG AACTGCAACACTTGAGGAATAGCTTGCCTGACCAAGTTGTTGTTCAGCGCATCGAAGAGAGACTGTCTGCTCTTGGTAACTGCATCGCCTGCAATGATCATGTTGCTCTTACACACCCTGATCTTGACAGG GAAACTGAGGAGATGGTTGCAGATGTACTTGGGGTGGAAGTTTTTAGGAACACAATCGCTACCAATGTACTTGTGGGCAGCTTTTGTGCCTTGTCCAACAGAGGTGGCTTG GTTCATCCACACACATCTGTTGAAGACCTGGATGAACTTTCAACTTTGCTTCAGGTTCCTCTGGTTGCTGGGACAGTCAACCGTGGTAGTGAAGTGATAGCTGCTGGCATGACAGTGAATGATTGGACAGCATTCTGCGGGTCTGATACAACTGCTACAGAAGTCTCAGTGATTGAAAGTGTGTTCAAGTTGAGGGAAGCTCAATCTAGTGCCATTGTGGATGAAATGAGGAAATCATTGATTGACAGCTACGTCTGA
- the LOC126783750 gene encoding uncharacterized protein LOC126783750: MVASSSSSLLSDSSSGSRRRHRRRSNRSRRDKDKDKDKEALKIRKRSSSHGKRRRRHRHRHSSSSESYSSDDSRSESSLDSEPETSSQSKRHKKNDRQKKSKEKDQSKSRRHTHHRSKLKEKQQNERDSSPVRLSKFLGRDKDDGVRRSAVSGKKILLKLDKTKEDKAAENKRNELLKFLNASFD; the protein is encoded by the exons ATGGTGGCCTCCTCGTCTTCTTCGCTCTTGTCGGACTCGTCGTCCGGGTCGCGGCGCCGTCATCGCCGCCGCAGCAACCGTAGCCGCCGAGACAAGGATAAGGATAAAGACAAAGAGGCCCTCAAGATCCGGAAGAGGAGCAGCTCCCACGGCAAACGACGCCGCAGACACCGCCACCGCCACTCCTCTTCTTCCGAATCCTACTCCTCCGACGATTCCAG AAGTGAAAGCTCTTTGGACAGTGAGCCTGAGACGTCTAGTCAGTCAAAGAGGCACAAGAAGAATGACAGACAGAAGAAG AGCAAAGAAAAGGATCAGAGTAAGAGCCGTCGGCATACACATCATAGGAGTAAACTAAAAGAG AAGCAGCAGAATGAGAGAGATAGCAGCCCCGTTCGGCTTTCAAAG TTTTTAGGGCGTGACAAAGATGATGGAGTGCGTCGCAGTGCTGTCTCTGGCAAAAAG ATTCTGTTAAAACTTGACAAAACAAAGGAAGACAAGGCTGCAGAAAACAAACGC